A single Phoenix dactylifera cultivar Barhee BC4 chromosome 1, palm_55x_up_171113_PBpolish2nd_filt_p, whole genome shotgun sequence DNA region contains:
- the LOC103722041 gene encoding uncharacterized protein LOC103722041 isoform X2: MATAVSLRVSLSSPLSSLSLPSSSSSPLLRVRVRACAAMAGVAVTPAVIVGGGRVGTALRDLGDDRDVIVGRGQPVPADFDGPILVCTRNDDLDAVLEATPPSRWNDLVFFQNGMLEPWLESKGLSDANQVLAYFAISKLGEAPVDGKTDTNPEGLTAAYGKWASAVATRLHNGGLSCKVLEKEPFQKQMLEKLIWISAFMLVGARHPGATVGAVEKEYRSEVANLIAELASAAAAEKGIVFDEGIEERLCAYSRAVSHFPTAVKEFKWRNGWFYSLTEKALAQGEPDPCPLHTAWLKELKVMSSSNPWR, encoded by the exons ATGGCCACCGCCGTTAGCCTTAGGGTTTCTCTGTCCTCTCCACTcagctctctctccctcccctcgTCCTCCTCGTCTCCTCTCCTTAGGGTTAGGGTTCGAGCTTGTGCGGCGATGGCGGGCGTCGCCGTGACCCCGGCGGTGATTGTAGGTGGCGGGAGGGTCGGGACGGCGCTGCGGGACTTGGGCGACGACCGGGACGTCATCGTCGGGAGGGGCCAGCCGGTGCCGGCCGACTTTGACGGCCCCATCCTCGTTTGCACCCGGAACGACGATCTCGACGCGGTCCTCGAGGCCACCCCGCCATCTCGATGGAACG ATTTGGTGTTTTTCCAGAATGGAATGCTTGAGCCATGGCTTGAAAGTAAAGGTTTAAGTGACGCAAACCAAGTGTTGGCTTATTTTGCTATCTCCAAACTTGGAGAAGCTCCAGTTGATGGGAAAACTGATACCAATCCAGAAGGCTTGACGGCAGCATATGGTAAATGGGCTTCAGCAGTAGCTACACGGCTCCATAATGGAGGCCTTTCTTGCAAG GTCCTTGAAAAGGAACCTTTTCagaaacaaatgctagagaaatTGATATGGATCTCAGCTTTCATGCTTGTTGGAGCTCGACATCCAGGGGCTACGGTTGGTGCTGTGGAGAAGGAATATCGATCTGAG GTTGCCAACCTGATTGCGGAGCTAGCATCTGCTGCAGCTGCAGAGAAGGGTATAGTATTTGATGAAGGAATAGAAGAGAGGCTTTGTGCTTATTCTAGGGCTGTTTCACACTTTCCAACTGCTGTAAAAGAG TTCAAGTGGAGGAATGGTTGGTTTTACTCACTGACAGAGAAGGCGCTCGCGCAAGGAGAGCCAGATCCATGCCCACTGCACACAGCTTGGCTCAAGGAACTGAAG GTAATGTCCAGTTCTAATCCTTGGCGGTAG
- the LOC103722041 gene encoding uncharacterized protein LOC103722041 isoform X1 — MATAVSLRVSLSSPLSSLSLPSSSSSPLLRVRVRACAAMAGVAVTPAVIVGGGRVGTALRDLGDDRDVIVGRGQPVPADFDGPILVCTRNDDLDAVLEATPPSRWNDLVFFQNGMLEPWLESKGLSDANQVLAYFAISKLGEAPVDGKTDTNPEGLTAAYGKWASAVATRLHNGGLSCKVLEKEPFQKQMLEKLIWISAFMLVGARHPGATVGAVEKEYRSEVANLIAELASAAAAEKGIVFDEGIEERLCAYSRAVSHFPTAVKEFKWRNGWFYSLTEKALAQGEPDPCPLHTAWLKELKENQAIEISKQTLLSPLLSPQKLCCSDFKG; from the exons ATGGCCACCGCCGTTAGCCTTAGGGTTTCTCTGTCCTCTCCACTcagctctctctccctcccctcgTCCTCCTCGTCTCCTCTCCTTAGGGTTAGGGTTCGAGCTTGTGCGGCGATGGCGGGCGTCGCCGTGACCCCGGCGGTGATTGTAGGTGGCGGGAGGGTCGGGACGGCGCTGCGGGACTTGGGCGACGACCGGGACGTCATCGTCGGGAGGGGCCAGCCGGTGCCGGCCGACTTTGACGGCCCCATCCTCGTTTGCACCCGGAACGACGATCTCGACGCGGTCCTCGAGGCCACCCCGCCATCTCGATGGAACG ATTTGGTGTTTTTCCAGAATGGAATGCTTGAGCCATGGCTTGAAAGTAAAGGTTTAAGTGACGCAAACCAAGTGTTGGCTTATTTTGCTATCTCCAAACTTGGAGAAGCTCCAGTTGATGGGAAAACTGATACCAATCCAGAAGGCTTGACGGCAGCATATGGTAAATGGGCTTCAGCAGTAGCTACACGGCTCCATAATGGAGGCCTTTCTTGCAAG GTCCTTGAAAAGGAACCTTTTCagaaacaaatgctagagaaatTGATATGGATCTCAGCTTTCATGCTTGTTGGAGCTCGACATCCAGGGGCTACGGTTGGTGCTGTGGAGAAGGAATATCGATCTGAG GTTGCCAACCTGATTGCGGAGCTAGCATCTGCTGCAGCTGCAGAGAAGGGTATAGTATTTGATGAAGGAATAGAAGAGAGGCTTTGTGCTTATTCTAGGGCTGTTTCACACTTTCCAACTGCTGTAAAAGAG TTCAAGTGGAGGAATGGTTGGTTTTACTCACTGACAGAGAAGGCGCTCGCGCAAGGAGAGCCAGATCCATGCCCACTGCACACAGCTTGGCTCAAGGAACTGAAG GAGAATCAGGCGATAGAAATCAGCAAGCAAACCCTGCTTTCCCCACTTTTGTCTCCTCAAAAACTCTGCTGTTCAGATTTCAAGGGGTAG
- the LOC103722041 gene encoding uncharacterized protein LOC103722041 isoform X3 — MATAVSLRVSLSSPLSSLSLPSSSSSPLLRVRVRACAAMAGVAVTPAVIVGGGRVGTALRDLGDDRDVIVGRGQPVPADFDGPILVCTRNDDLDAVLEATPPSRWNDLVFFQNGMLEPWLESKGLSDANQVLAYFAISKLGEAPVDGKTDTNPEGLTAAYGKWASAVATRLHNGGLSCKVLEKEPFQKQMLEKLIWISAFMLVGARHPGATVGAVEKEYRSEVANLIAELASAAAAEKGIVFDEGIEERLCAYSRAVSHFPTAVKEFKWRNGWFYSLTEKALAQGEPDPCPLHTAWLKELKVV; from the exons ATGGCCACCGCCGTTAGCCTTAGGGTTTCTCTGTCCTCTCCACTcagctctctctccctcccctcgTCCTCCTCGTCTCCTCTCCTTAGGGTTAGGGTTCGAGCTTGTGCGGCGATGGCGGGCGTCGCCGTGACCCCGGCGGTGATTGTAGGTGGCGGGAGGGTCGGGACGGCGCTGCGGGACTTGGGCGACGACCGGGACGTCATCGTCGGGAGGGGCCAGCCGGTGCCGGCCGACTTTGACGGCCCCATCCTCGTTTGCACCCGGAACGACGATCTCGACGCGGTCCTCGAGGCCACCCCGCCATCTCGATGGAACG ATTTGGTGTTTTTCCAGAATGGAATGCTTGAGCCATGGCTTGAAAGTAAAGGTTTAAGTGACGCAAACCAAGTGTTGGCTTATTTTGCTATCTCCAAACTTGGAGAAGCTCCAGTTGATGGGAAAACTGATACCAATCCAGAAGGCTTGACGGCAGCATATGGTAAATGGGCTTCAGCAGTAGCTACACGGCTCCATAATGGAGGCCTTTCTTGCAAG GTCCTTGAAAAGGAACCTTTTCagaaacaaatgctagagaaatTGATATGGATCTCAGCTTTCATGCTTGTTGGAGCTCGACATCCAGGGGCTACGGTTGGTGCTGTGGAGAAGGAATATCGATCTGAG GTTGCCAACCTGATTGCGGAGCTAGCATCTGCTGCAGCTGCAGAGAAGGGTATAGTATTTGATGAAGGAATAGAAGAGAGGCTTTGTGCTTATTCTAGGGCTGTTTCACACTTTCCAACTGCTGTAAAAGAG TTCAAGTGGAGGAATGGTTGGTTTTACTCACTGACAGAGAAGGCGCTCGCGCAAGGAGAGCCAGATCCATGCCCACTGCACACAGCTTGGCTCAAGGAACTGAAGGTCGTATGA
- the LOC120111635 gene encoding DNA topoisomerase 1-like, whose protein sequence is MRAVRGSVVSSRPISISKAAAILARFAAAKTGARPETAAYLRRASTAFDELVQFHREIKAVRRRTEFDAPRKEDEDSGSDGLKEEKKRRGKKKKEKAGMEDGKLRGEIGAVDGRDSMEDEGNSGRGVGLELEDRRDGKRKKKKRRRETEEGDEGNLERKEEEVDEERHGQRRKKKKKKDNGEREEEGVGVGLDGEGRDGDRKERRRLDNEIEWRKKKKKKKRKEIEKED, encoded by the coding sequence atgagggCGGTGAGGGGATCCGTGGTTTCGTCAAGGCCGATCTCCATCTCCAAGGCGGCGGCCATCCTCGCCCGCTTCGCCGCTGCTAAGACGGGGGCCCGGCCGGAGACCGCCGCCTACCTGAGGCGCGCCTCCACCGCCTTCGACGAGCTCGTCCAGTTCCACCGCGAGATCAAGGCCGTCCGGAGGAGAACCGAGTTCGATGCCCCGAGGAAGGAGGACGAGGACAGCGGCAGCGATGGcttgaaagaggagaagaagaggagggggaagaagaaaaaggagaaggctGGGATGGAAGACGGTAAACTGCGTGGAGAGATTGGCGCCGTGGATGGTAGGGATTCGATGGAGGATGAGGGAAACAGTGGAAGAGGAGTCGGATTGGAGTTGGAGGATAGGAGAGAtgggaagagaaagaagaagaagagaaggagggagaCCGAGGAGGGGGACGAGGGCAATCTtgagagaaaggaggaggaggtggacgAGGAAAGGCATGggcaaaggaggaagaagaagaagaagaaggataacGGAGAACGAGAAGAGGAAGGAGTTGGAGTCGGTTTGGATGGTGAGGGAAGGGATGGAGATAGGAAAGAACGAAGAAGGTTGGACAACGAAATCGAGTGgcgcaagaagaagaaaaagaagaaaaggaaggaaatcGAGAAAGAGGATTAG